The following DNA comes from Eretmochelys imbricata isolate rEreImb1 chromosome 2, rEreImb1.hap1, whole genome shotgun sequence.
CCAGATTCTAATCATCCATTGCCAGGTACTTTCCTCTTCCTGGGTTCTCTCTTGCTCTTCCAAGGCCAATTTTACCCTTTCCAGCATCTCATGGAGTGCCTTTAATTCACGCTTACGCTCATACTTCTGCCGATGGTTAAAAATCTTTTCAGCCCTTGGTTGTGCATTCTTTAGCATGGCATTGGTATCTTCATCGTATTCCAGTTGACATGACAAGGTAAAGTCTTGGGCTGCCTCCTCCCAATGCCCCAGAAGCATGTGTGCTTGCCCTCTCCACTTGTAAGACTGTGCTGAATTGGGGTTAAGCTCACAGGCTCTGTCACAGTCTCTAATAGCAGCATTTGGCTTCTGTAGTTTCACAAAGACACTGGCTCGGTTAACGTACAAGAGAGTGAACTGAGGATTCAGCCTGATAGCATCTGTGAACAAGTCAATAGCTTTCTGAAGTTCACCTTCATCCAGGGCAGCAAAGGCGTGTTCCCTCTTTTCATTGGCCTGGTCTATCATCTCATTTGTTATTTCCAAATATTCATCTCCCATTTCTTGGGGATCATCCAGATCTGGTTCAATAACACCTTCATCCTCAATTTCCAAGTCACTCTCCTCACTCTCAGCAGCTTCTGGTTGTTTCCCTTGCTCCTTTAATGTCTTCTTTGCAGAGGCATGTTTCACTGAACATAATATGGTATCTCCCATGCTGTCTATAGAGTCCCGCAGGAAACTCAATTGCTTGGCCCTCAAAAGAGTTGGATCCTGTCTGTAAAGATCCACCAAGGCCTGaagttcattaattttttttggaTCCATGGTGCCTTGGCCGGAAGGAAGCTGGGCAACACACACTGTGGTGGGTCAGAAGGAAAAGGTAAAAACTGTAGCAGTTGCTTAACTACTAACTGAATGTGAGACTTCACCAAGGAGGAACAAACTAGACTTATATATTCCCTTCTGACTGTGGTCTTTATACTGCAGTTTGCAAATACGTCCGTGGTAGTTTTCTGAAGGTGTCATTCTCTATTACAGCTCTGGTTATGTCATAAAAGTTCTGATGACGTCATCTGAACCCAGAAAattttttttatctatttaatCACCAGGCATGCATTCACTGAACTACATATATTATAGGAAAGCACAAGGGGAAAGAGGCTGAACATCCACCTATATTTGTACTGGAATTTTATCACCTTTTATTATTATATGTATAAGTAATAAGATTAGTTTgatccctttatttttttaaagaatatgaGATCTTGCATTGCTATATAGAAGGTAATATAACATTTTTAACTGCACGGGATTCATAGATACAATCATATAGTGATTATAGAATATTTTACCTCTCATTATTTTATTATGACAACTGTAGTAACTATAACACCAGATTTGAGGCACTATAGCCAAGCTGTATCAGCATTTCCATTAAAGGCCCCTACAGTATATTTACTATTAATTACCTCTGTGTCAAAACACAGCAGATTGGTTCTTGACCAAGGAAGGAAGCTTTTTCCTTAATTTTGAGTAATATCTGtccagtacatttttttttaatggagagaTGATTGTGTCTTCCGATTCTTTATTTCCTCACCCCTAGATAGGCAAGATATATacagtttacacttgataattcAGTGTAAACTGTAACAGAGGACAGATAATAATTTTggataataaaataaattttcagtAGGAAATTTTATACTCTTTAGAATAACACAATTTCTGACTACTGACATTTAGATAATCAAGATTACACTGCGAAATAGCCATCTATTTCAAATTCAGAAGAGAAATCTTCTGATGTTTTCATAGGATTCCCTAG
Coding sequences within:
- the LOC144260550 gene encoding putative protein FAM10A4 encodes the protein MDPKKINELQALVDLYRQDPTLLRAKQLSFLRDSIDSMGDTILCSVKHASAKKTLKEQGKQPEAAESEESDLEIEDEGVIEPDLDDPQEMGDEYLEITNEMIDQANEKREHAFAALDEGELQKAIDLFTDAIRLNPQFTLLYVNRASVFVKLQKPNAAIRDCDRACELNPNSAQSYKWRGQAHMLLGHWEEAAQDFTLSCQLEYDEDTNAMLKNAQPRAEKIFNHRQKYERKRELKALHEMLERVKLALEEQERTQEEESTWQWMIRIWWKYFDFFTTILDPRIIIAWADVTWNPDNIYKYRSDRKFMKFIGQYD